A stretch of Ligilactobacillus faecis DNA encodes these proteins:
- a CDS encoding phage tail protein, with protein sequence MDILKALQNNKFVYFGFDPSGETKNDPWRALPNISISSDAKNWSSVLNFPKLEGLRDGFICRVGDVYYLLGTLAMYKTSDFKVFEALNIDLIKQASGYTDIWAPEMFVDKEGKYHIVYSATKNGQRGIYVADFDVITDKVSNAYQTVDVDVKSSIDPNVTYLDGKYYLWLSSARLFVSDNYLGHYTEVATNIINDPSAKWYEAPEMLVAGDYLYLYQDKIDSHVEGVSDSGYMVYRRAKRINPIIWSDERPVKGSFNMRHGSFLYNDTIFVREPTYELPTSNFDEVVTVKAIGIEQTMPLNCILWSTFAVQWAQNSTYQLTFTAFDDGSASFKMLLSAESIVTFDDQQYVVKQVAPNLQGSTSQVQITATHIYNDIARVRQYDTRNGTLTYLPQDILEFYLGAKNNDNVGYTYSVYGSFDKQQIQNLGDSSGKDMLSKILSTWPSSIIYPNNKEIGVYSPEAFKKSFGQRIDYRNNTQDIKITIDSTNLSNKVKCFGKQKENSTDNAKVEYYFQPFFVEDEQSIKVWGVHPMDNISDERFTDKQNMENYARSQLQKEPIISLEVTASTNFKPIAGEVRHLTITENGFETDVTLIGYTWYPYNKTQATVLQYENLPASILNTQSLINNRINNINELAQKALNKATTATTTYYSKDDPTKYNMVRVGDIWVRPLDEGG encoded by the coding sequence GTGGATATTTTAAAAGCTTTACAAAATAATAAATTCGTCTATTTTGGCTTTGATCCAAGTGGTGAGACCAAAAATGATCCGTGGCGTGCGCTACCAAACATCAGCATTTCAAGTGATGCTAAAAATTGGTCAAGTGTGCTCAACTTTCCTAAATTAGAGGGGCTAAGAGACGGCTTTATTTGTCGCGTTGGTGATGTCTATTATCTATTGGGTACTTTAGCGATGTATAAGACGTCTGATTTTAAGGTCTTTGAAGCGCTCAACATCGATCTGATCAAACAAGCAAGTGGGTATACAGATATCTGGGCGCCAGAGATGTTTGTAGATAAAGAGGGTAAATATCACATTGTCTATAGTGCCACCAAGAACGGTCAGCGTGGTATTTATGTTGCCGATTTTGACGTCATAACTGATAAGGTGTCGAATGCCTATCAAACTGTCGATGTTGACGTTAAGAGCTCGATCGACCCTAATGTCACATACTTAGACGGTAAGTATTACCTATGGCTCTCAAGTGCTAGACTTTTTGTTTCGGATAATTATCTAGGACACTATACCGAGGTCGCCACTAATATCATCAATGATCCAAGCGCTAAATGGTACGAAGCCCCTGAGATGTTGGTTGCAGGTGACTACTTATATCTCTATCAAGATAAGATCGATAGCCATGTTGAGGGTGTTTCAGACTCGGGATATATGGTCTATCGACGGGCCAAGCGCATCAATCCGATCATTTGGAGCGATGAACGACCAGTCAAAGGTTCTTTTAATATGCGACACGGTAGTTTTTTGTATAACGATACGATATTTGTTCGTGAACCTACTTATGAGCTACCGACAAGTAATTTTGATGAGGTCGTTACTGTTAAAGCGATCGGCATCGAACAGACGATGCCTTTGAACTGTATCTTGTGGTCGACTTTTGCCGTACAATGGGCTCAAAACAGCACATATCAACTAACATTTACAGCATTTGATGATGGCAGTGCTAGTTTTAAAATGCTGCTGAGTGCTGAGAGTATTGTCACTTTTGACGATCAACAATATGTGGTCAAGCAAGTAGCGCCTAATCTACAAGGTTCAACCAGTCAAGTTCAGATCACGGCGACACACATCTATAATGACATTGCAAGAGTTCGTCAGTACGACACACGCAATGGTACACTGACGTATTTGCCACAGGATATTTTGGAGTTCTATCTGGGAGCTAAGAATAATGACAACGTAGGCTATACGTATTCTGTCTATGGTAGCTTTGACAAGCAACAGATCCAAAACTTAGGTGATTCTAGTGGCAAGGATATGTTAAGCAAGATCTTGAGTACGTGGCCGTCATCGATCATTTACCCAAACAATAAAGAGATCGGCGTTTATAGCCCAGAGGCATTCAAGAAATCATTTGGGCAACGGATCGATTACCGAAACAATACGCAAGACATCAAAATAACGATCGACAGTACTAACTTGAGCAACAAAGTCAAATGCTTTGGTAAGCAAAAAGAAAACAGTACCGACAATGCAAAGGTTGAATATTATTTTCAACCCTTTTTTGTTGAAGACGAGCAATCTATTAAAGTTTGGGGCGTGCATCCCATGGATAACATCTCTGATGAACGCTTCACAGATAAGCAGAACATGGAAAACTACGCCCGATCACAACTGCAAAAAGAGCCGATAATCAGCTTAGAAGTTACAGCAAGTACGAACTTCAAACCGATCGCTGGTGAAGTCAGACATTTAACGATCACTGAAAATGGGTTTGAAACAGATGTAACGCTTATCGGCTATACATGGTACCCGTACAATAAGACACAGGCGACTGTTTTGCAGTATGAGAACTTGCCAGCAAGTATTTTAAATACGCAGTCGCTGATAAATAATCGGATCAATAACATCAACGAGCTAGCGCAAAAAGCTTTAAATAAAGCGACAACAGCGACAACAACGTACTACTCAAAAGACGATCCAACAAAATATAACATGGTGCGTGTTGGTGATATTTGGGTGCGTCCATTAGATGAAGGAGGGTAA
- a CDS encoding phage tail domain-containing protein — MEIYGNHFRYPKLWIKRGDEDEIDIESITPNLRYRGDDEDPIVTNSYTTNLGSDGSFFTGSTIDKNVINAKFYFKFGDWWDYKLAKHDIYKYFSSKDVYRLRTDGEPGIVKYVRAGNFTIAPMETYSNVATFTIPFDNPSGYKYSLTTSDQLMRYDQEAWPLYGGNIPNGEDPAYHFIDKQSFRVYNASDIAVDPYFQRHELNIIMQHFGPGFKLINNTNQTSWTYKGTLGSNDRLILEGINTFKNGQLDNNNTDFGYIKLEPGWNEFSVSGANDLDITFSFPFIYVG; from the coding sequence GTGGAAATTTATGGCAATCACTTTCGCTATCCTAAGCTTTGGATCAAGCGAGGTGATGAGGACGAGATAGATATTGAATCTATTACACCCAATTTACGGTATCGCGGAGATGACGAAGATCCGATCGTAACTAATAGTTACACAACTAACTTAGGGTCTGACGGTAGCTTTTTTACTGGCAGTACGATCGATAAAAATGTGATCAACGCTAAATTTTATTTTAAATTTGGCGATTGGTGGGACTACAAGCTTGCCAAACACGACATCTATAAATATTTTTCAAGCAAAGATGTTTATCGCTTACGCACTGACGGCGAACCAGGGATCGTTAAGTATGTGCGAGCTGGAAATTTTACGATCGCACCAATGGAGACGTACTCCAATGTGGCGACGTTTACGATCCCGTTTGATAACCCGAGCGGATATAAGTACAGCCTAACGACCTCAGACCAGCTTATGCGCTACGATCAAGAAGCATGGCCATTATATGGTGGGAATATCCCAAACGGTGAAGATCCGGCATACCACTTCATAGACAAACAGTCATTTAGAGTGTATAACGCCAGCGATATCGCAGTTGATCCATACTTTCAACGCCATGAATTGAATATCATTATGCAACACTTTGGGCCTGGCTTTAAGTTGATCAATAATACTAATCAAACAAGTTGGACCTATAAAGGGACGCTTGGAAGTAACGATCGCCTTATTTTGGAAGGTATCAATACCTTTAAAAATGGGCAGTTAGACAACAATAACACTGATTTTGGTTATATCAAGCTTGAACCAGGCTGGAACGAGTTTTCCGTATCTGGTGCTAACGATCTTGATATAACCTTTTCTTTTCCCTTTATTTACGTAGGTTAG
- a CDS encoding phage tail tape measure protein: protein MGTGLRKVINSLTDAVEAQKAAQEGSGKAIETYTKKIQKHKDKIVELEAAVKNGTKSGKAAASAIKSQQDAIRDLEGEVETAKNTNNGSVLDQIGLKRSDIVDSKGNFRDLTTIMKKLNEVTKGMGKEKKAAVFNSLFGTTGQQSGEILAENSKYLGELTKKVEEAGKKGNYVQELAAKNAKTAENSTKRFKEAWSALEIEFGAKLLPYMTDAANQLTKLFDQKDFQNGVKVAAEGIGKVAGGILQVGKLAVEHTKTVAVFGGALAGLWAVSKVAIFIKKVKELKSLFGKNKALTDEQLEVATLTKQYQNLALAKEQASGAYSNTPVAGGSSKASKTSKVANTVSQVGNTALDVGDIAETALGTTTKGGTMSKGAKILTLGKSIGAKLGTAIGLGISAYDVGSSIYSAVKSNKAEAKYQAAGKTAGTLIGGGIGFALGGPAGAAIGASLGDQIGGSKVVSNIVGKFVKSWNKAIKGTKIKAPKMSQKEAHNELLKEQKDYYKKKQKQDLDDLKTLKKNGLISNEEYKKRVADAKKHYKDLEKTARKSGSAQSAIDKYYAIQRQKIDTDYNKQKKKIHDKYDLEVLNAQQTFGKRSEQYKKAVAKRDRALDEASSKHKKKIYDLNVKYATTDMTKEAKAHVTLTGKIKTESDKQGKILEKLTTKKGKLSNKQLQDAVNDAQKEYQKVYDLSTKKFNGVAKNADKQLNKVRDAADRQRKSAIKAAEDQYKKVVEASERQYQGNSKWAKEQRARVKEEAEKQRDAAKNAAEDQYRKVTEKAQKQHDETVDKADQQYQKTLELANKQQKDIVSQAKEQSKGVVTHAVNQANSSMDANSKQAKGSSNIFSSLHNFFNSIAKLFGKEDKSSAKKQDYSYTPVTMHGGYATGGHVNYQGKALVGEAGPELIYRPYSGKVSVAGQRGPQFIDVNPGDRILNANDTAKVMSGSYVGSLPGYATGNSSLGDFFKKVRDGAEDIFDDLTDGATEILEKITDPKKTLEDMTKKVFNLDSVPDAGRLLVDSSKGMVNQVTDGFAGIIKKLKDQLFGDDSGGGGSASSPNGKMSKSEFAKVAHRAAGLMHQKLSARDIDHLYWQAFVESGVNPATGGGYDDHDGTGLPVGLFQYKLGTWNAWAVKGHRNIHSALDQIMAVLNDSTWRRDFAPIGVRRGWGPLGHKMMANGGLVTQNQMVEVAEGNLPEMVVPLDLSKRSRAYQLMQQSLDYFAQTDNRAGHSQSSNDDIIKDLSATVKDLKNLVSMLLNVNGLQLDAIKNVNGYDKNKVYREMASDQRIANFQQLGL from the coding sequence TTGGGTACAGGTCTGCGTAAAGTCATCAATAGTTTGACTGATGCCGTTGAAGCTCAAAAAGCAGCACAAGAAGGTTCGGGTAAGGCTATTGAGACGTATACCAAAAAAATTCAAAAACATAAAGATAAGATTGTTGAATTGGAAGCAGCAGTCAAAAATGGAACTAAGAGTGGAAAAGCAGCTGCTAGCGCCATCAAGAGCCAACAAGATGCTATTCGGGATCTAGAAGGTGAAGTAGAAACTGCCAAAAATACCAACAATGGATCTGTGTTAGATCAAATTGGTCTTAAACGTTCAGATATCGTTGATTCCAAAGGAAACTTCAGAGATTTGACTACTATCATGAAAAAGCTGAATGAAGTAACTAAAGGAATGGGTAAAGAAAAGAAGGCAGCCGTCTTTAATTCTTTATTTGGTACGACGGGGCAACAATCTGGCGAAATTTTAGCTGAGAATAGTAAGTATTTAGGTGAACTTACCAAAAAGGTTGAAGAGGCCGGCAAAAAAGGCAATTACGTTCAAGAATTAGCCGCTAAGAATGCTAAGACGGCTGAAAACTCAACTAAACGTTTCAAAGAAGCTTGGAGTGCTCTAGAAATTGAATTTGGTGCTAAACTCTTACCATATATGACGGACGCCGCCAACCAGCTGACCAAGCTATTTGATCAAAAGGACTTTCAAAACGGAGTTAAGGTAGCAGCTGAAGGTATTGGCAAAGTTGCCGGTGGTATTTTGCAAGTTGGTAAATTAGCTGTTGAACACACTAAGACTGTTGCTGTTTTTGGTGGTGCCTTGGCTGGTTTATGGGCTGTCAGCAAGGTTGCTATTTTTATCAAAAAAGTAAAAGAACTCAAATCGCTTTTTGGTAAGAATAAAGCTTTGACAGATGAACAACTTGAAGTGGCTACATTGACAAAACAATATCAAAACTTAGCACTTGCAAAAGAACAAGCGAGTGGTGCTTATTCTAATACACCAGTTGCTGGTGGCAGTAGTAAAGCATCTAAAACGTCTAAAGTAGCTAATACAGTCTCACAAGTTGGAAATACTGCGCTGGATGTTGGAGATATAGCAGAAACTGCACTAGGCACGACAACCAAGGGTGGTACTATGTCCAAGGGTGCCAAGATCTTAACTCTTGGTAAATCTATTGGTGCTAAACTGGGTACAGCAATTGGTTTGGGTATTAGTGCGTATGATGTTGGATCATCTATTTATAGTGCTGTAAAGTCTAATAAAGCAGAAGCTAAATATCAAGCTGCCGGTAAAACTGCAGGCACGTTGATCGGTGGCGGGATCGGTTTTGCTTTAGGTGGTCCAGCTGGCGCAGCGATCGGTGCTAGTTTAGGTGATCAGATCGGTGGGTCAAAAGTAGTAAGTAACATAGTTGGTAAGTTCGTAAAATCTTGGAATAAGGCGATCAAAGGAACGAAGATCAAAGCGCCTAAGATGAGTCAAAAAGAAGCGCATAATGAACTTCTAAAAGAGCAAAAAGATTACTATAAGAAAAAACAAAAGCAAGACTTAGATGATCTTAAAACGCTCAAAAAGAACGGGCTGATCAGTAACGAAGAGTATAAAAAGCGTGTTGCTGATGCTAAAAAGCATTACAAAGATCTGGAAAAAACAGCACGGAAGTCAGGATCTGCTCAATCAGCTATCGATAAATATTATGCTATCCAACGGCAAAAGATCGACACGGACTACAACAAGCAAAAGAAAAAGATCCACGATAAATATGATCTTGAAGTGTTAAATGCACAACAAACTTTTGGAAAGCGGTCTGAACAGTATAAGAAAGCTGTAGCTAAGCGTGATAGAGCTTTAGATGAAGCTAGTTCTAAACATAAAAAGAAGATCTATGATCTAAATGTCAAATATGCCACAACTGACATGACAAAAGAAGCTAAAGCGCATGTAACGTTGACTGGTAAGATCAAGACTGAGTCAGATAAACAAGGTAAGATCTTAGAAAAATTGACAACTAAAAAAGGCAAATTGAGCAATAAGCAGCTGCAAGATGCTGTCAATGATGCGCAAAAAGAATATCAAAAGGTCTACGATCTATCGACTAAAAAGTTTAATGGCGTAGCTAAAAATGCAGATAAACAGCTTAATAAAGTTAGGGATGCAGCTGATCGCCAACGCAAGTCAGCTATCAAAGCGGCTGAAGATCAGTATAAAAAAGTCGTTGAAGCTTCTGAGCGTCAATATCAAGGTAATTCTAAGTGGGCCAAGGAACAACGCGCACGTGTCAAAGAAGAAGCAGAAAAGCAAAGAGATGCTGCTAAAAACGCTGCTGAAGATCAATATCGAAAAGTTACAGAAAAAGCTCAAAAGCAACATGATGAGACAGTCGATAAGGCTGATCAACAGTATCAAAAGACTTTAGAATTAGCTAATAAACAACAAAAAGACATTGTCTCACAGGCTAAAGAGCAATCAAAAGGTGTTGTAACGCATGCTGTAAATCAAGCAAATAGCTCGATGGATGCCAACTCAAAGCAAGCTAAAGGATCATCAAATATTTTCAGTAGTTTACACAACTTTTTTAACTCGATCGCTAAGCTTTTTGGCAAGGAAGACAAAAGCTCAGCCAAAAAGCAAGACTATAGTTATACGCCAGTTACGATGCACGGTGGTTATGCGACTGGTGGTCACGTAAATTACCAAGGTAAAGCGCTTGTTGGTGAAGCTGGACCGGAATTGATCTATCGACCATATAGCGGTAAGGTCAGTGTTGCCGGCCAACGTGGACCACAATTCATCGATGTCAACCCAGGCGATCGGATCTTAAACGCCAACGATACAGCCAAGGTCATGTCTGGCTCGTATGTCGGTAGTTTACCAGGATATGCAACGGGCAATTCATCGCTTGGCGACTTCTTTAAAAAAGTCAGAGATGGCGCAGAAGATATCTTTGATGATCTGACAGACGGGGCAACTGAGATCTTAGAAAAGATCACTGATCCTAAAAAGACATTAGAAGATATGACTAAAAAAGTTTTTAATTTGGATAGTGTACCTGACGCCGGTCGACTTCTAGTTGATAGTTCAAAAGGGATGGTCAATCAAGTTACTGACGGCTTTGCTGGCATTATCAAAAAGTTGAAAGATCAGCTTTTTGGAGACGATAGTGGCGGTGGCGGTAGTGCAAGTTCGCCAAACGGTAAGATGAGCAAGAGTGAATTTGCTAAGGTCGCACATCGAGCTGCCGGCTTGATGCATCAAAAATTATCAGCCAGAGACATCGATCATTTATATTGGCAAGCGTTTGTTGAATCAGGCGTAAATCCTGCGACTGGTGGTGGTTATGACGACCATGACGGTACTGGTTTACCAGTTGGGTTGTTTCAGTACAAGTTAGGAACTTGGAATGCTTGGGCTGTCAAAGGTCACAGAAATATTCATTCTGCCTTAGATCAGATCATGGCAGTCTTGAACGATTCGACTTGGCGCCGGGACTTTGCACCTATAGGCGTTCGGCGTGGTTGGGGTCCACTTGGACATAAGATGATGGCAAATGGTGGGCTCGTCACGCAAAATCAGATGGTCGAAGTCGCAGAAGGTAACTTACCTGAAATGGTCGTACCGTTAGATCTCTCTAAGCGTTCAAGGGCTTATCAGTTAATGCAACAGTCACTTGACTATTTTGCGCAAACTGATAACCGAGCGGGGCACTCGCAAAGTAGTAATGACGATATTATCAAGGATCTATCTGCCACTGTTAAAGATCTCAAGAACTTAGTCTCGATGTTATTAAACGTTAACGGTCTACAGCTTGATGCGATCAAGAACGTAAACGGCTACGATAAGAACAAAGTTTATCGAGAAATGGCGAGTGATCAACGTATAGCTAATTTTCAACAACTTGGATTGTAG